A single window of Pectobacterium parmentieri DNA harbors:
- the ndk gene encoding nucleoside-diphosphate kinase gives MTIERTFSIVKPNAVAKNAIGAIYARFESAGFTIVAAKMLRLSREQAEGFYAEHKGKPFFDGLVEFMMSGPIMVQALEGENAVQRNRDIMGATNPANALAGTLRADYADSFTANAVHGSDSIESAQREIAYFFSDDEICPRA, from the coding sequence ATGACGATAGAACGTACCTTCTCCATCGTAAAACCTAATGCGGTTGCCAAGAATGCCATCGGTGCGATTTACGCCCGCTTTGAAAGCGCTGGTTTTACTATTGTTGCGGCTAAGATGCTGCGTCTGAGCCGTGAGCAAGCAGAAGGTTTTTACGCTGAGCATAAAGGTAAGCCCTTCTTTGACGGTCTGGTTGAGTTCATGATGTCTGGTCCGATCATGGTGCAGGCGCTGGAAGGTGAAAACGCCGTTCAACGTAACCGTGACATCATGGGTGCCACCAATCCCGCCAACGCGTTGGCGGGAACGCTGCGTGCTGACTATGCCGACAGCTTCACAGCGAACGCGGTGCATGGTTCCGATTCCATCGAATCTGCTCAGCGTGAAATTGCTTATTTCTTTAGCGACGACGAAATCTGCCCGCGCGCGTAA
- the rodZ gene encoding cytoskeleton protein RodZ — protein MNTEATQNTTEAKLPGERLREARERLGLTQQTIAERLCLKITTVRDIEDGTTPADLAPTFLRGYIRSYAKLVHLPEDDLLPIVDKQAVPKTISVSPMQSFSLKKNRKKRDGWLMTITWLVVLVVLGLTGAWWWQNHQAQQAEINSMVDHASSVQAQTEGQSISLMDNSAPQETATPSSATAPSATPVDLSATIAATPSTSPSSTTVPSAAPSSQSSSPANTAQPQAAGNTLLGAGAVAPVATVAQSTPVSATHALVMTFTADCWLEVTDASGKKLFSGMQRNGGTLNLDGQSPYKLKIGAPTALQIQFQGKPVDLSQFVRSSQVARLTLTAE, from the coding sequence ATGAATACTGAAGCCACCCAAAATACAACAGAAGCAAAACTACCCGGTGAACGTCTGCGTGAGGCGCGTGAACGCCTTGGGCTGACTCAGCAAACTATTGCCGAGCGTTTGTGCCTTAAAATCACCACCGTTCGTGATATTGAAGACGGTACGACTCCTGCTGATTTAGCACCGACCTTTCTGCGCGGTTATATCCGTTCTTATGCCAAGCTGGTTCATTTACCTGAAGATGACCTGCTTCCCATAGTGGATAAACAGGCCGTGCCTAAAACGATCTCGGTTTCGCCGATGCAAAGTTTTTCACTGAAGAAAAACCGCAAGAAGCGTGATGGCTGGTTGATGACAATCACCTGGCTGGTCGTGCTGGTTGTTTTGGGGCTAACGGGTGCATGGTGGTGGCAAAACCATCAGGCTCAACAGGCGGAGATTAACAGTATGGTCGATCACGCCAGTTCGGTACAGGCGCAAACGGAAGGGCAGTCCATTTCGCTGATGGATAACAGCGCTCCGCAGGAAACTGCGACGCCGAGTTCTGCAACGGCACCTTCCGCAACGCCAGTCGATCTTTCCGCCACTATCGCGGCGACACCGTCAACGTCTCCTTCTTCCACAACAGTCCCTTCTGCCGCACCGTCTAGCCAATCATCTTCACCGGCTAATACCGCACAGCCGCAGGCTGCGGGTAATACTCTGCTGGGTGCTGGGGCAGTCGCACCTGTTGCTACGGTAGCGCAGAGCACTCCGGTGTCTGCAACTCATGCATTGGTAATGACCTTTACGGCTGATTGCTGGTTGGAAGTCACGGATGCGAGCGGTAAGAAACTGTTCAGCGGCATGCAGCGTAACGGTGGCACGCTGAATCTGGATGGTCAGTCACCTTATAAACTTAAAATTGGCGCGCCAACTGCGCTACAGATCCAATTTCAAGGTAAGCCGGTCGATTTAAGCCAATTTGTACGCAGTAGTCAGGTTGCACGCCTGACGCTGACGGCCGAATAA
- a CDS encoding bifunctional tRNA (adenosine(37)-C2)-methyltransferase TrmG/ribosomal RNA large subunit methyltransferase RlmN, with product MSKQIVSESETIVSEFSPASADASQSVKTSAEKINLLDLNRQQMRELFMSMGEKPFRADQVMKWIYHYCCDDFNQMTDINKVFRSKLQEIAEIRAPEVVDEQRSSDGTIKWAILVGGQRVETVYIPEEDRATLCVSSQVGCALECKFCSTAQQGFNRNLRVSEIIGQVWRAAKIIGAFKVTGQRPITNVVMMGMGEPLLNLTNVVPAMEIMLDDFGFGLSKRRVTLSTSGVVPALDKLGDMIDVALAISLHAPTDDIRNEIMPINKKYNIEMFLSAVRRYLEKSNANQGRVTVEYVMLDHINDGTEHAHQLAECLKDTPCKINLIPWNPFPGAPYGRSSNSRVDRFSKVLMEYGFTTIVRKTRGDDIDAACGQLAGEVVDRTKRTLKKKMAGEPIAVKAV from the coding sequence ATGTCTAAGCAAATCGTGTCTGAGTCTGAAACTATCGTGTCTGAATTCTCCCCGGCATCTGCTGATGCTTCTCAATCCGTTAAAACCAGTGCGGAAAAAATCAACCTGCTTGATCTTAACCGTCAGCAAATGCGCGAGCTTTTCATGTCTATGGGGGAAAAGCCGTTCCGCGCCGATCAGGTCATGAAGTGGATCTATCACTACTGCTGTGATGACTTCAACCAGATGACGGATATCAACAAAGTTTTCCGTTCCAAATTGCAGGAAATTGCTGAGATTCGCGCACCTGAAGTGGTGGATGAACAACGCTCTTCCGACGGCACGATTAAGTGGGCGATTCTGGTGGGCGGCCAGCGGGTTGAAACGGTTTATATTCCAGAAGAAGATCGTGCCACGCTATGCGTATCGTCTCAGGTCGGCTGTGCGCTGGAGTGTAAATTCTGCTCAACGGCGCAGCAGGGCTTTAACCGTAACCTGCGCGTATCGGAAATCATCGGCCAGGTGTGGCGCGCGGCGAAGATCATCGGTGCCTTTAAAGTCACTGGTCAGCGTCCGATCACCAACGTGGTAATGATGGGGATGGGCGAACCGCTGCTGAACCTGACTAATGTGGTGCCAGCGATGGAAATTATGCTGGATGACTTCGGCTTTGGTTTGTCTAAGCGCCGTGTGACGCTGTCTACGTCAGGCGTGGTGCCCGCACTGGATAAACTGGGCGATATGATTGATGTTGCGCTGGCGATTTCACTTCATGCGCCGACAGACGACATCCGTAATGAAATCATGCCGATCAATAAGAAGTACAATATCGAGATGTTCCTGAGTGCAGTGCGTCGTTATCTGGAGAAATCCAATGCGAATCAGGGACGCGTTACGGTTGAGTATGTAATGCTGGATCATATCAATGACGGCACCGAGCATGCGCATCAACTGGCTGAATGCCTGAAAGATACGCCGTGCAAGATCAACCTGATTCCATGGAACCCGTTCCCGGGTGCGCCGTATGGCCGCAGCTCAAACAGCCGCGTTGACCGTTTCTCCAAAGTGCTGATGGAATATGGTTTCACGACGATAGTACGTAAAACGCGTGGGGATGACATTGATGCTGCCTGCGGTCAGTTGGCGGGTGAAGTCGTGGATAGAACCAAGCGCACGTTGAAGAAGAAAATGGCCGGTGAACCTATCGCGGTGAAAGCGGTCTGA
- the pilW gene encoding type IV pilus biogenesis/stability protein PilW → MAKPLLQGLSLLHGRALSPLSNLFAILLLVGCVNSPHEVTNPAVAQTRLQLGLAYLARNNLDSARQNLEKAVAVAPQDYRTQLGMALYEQRIGENRLAEQRYQQVLNMVPENGSVMNNYGAFLCSLGQYVAAQRQFSAAAQLPDYSQVADALENAGYCFFNAGRVDDARNLLSRALKYDPKKGVALLAEANQQFSAGKSEQARLLIEIYQHSLPASAESLWLQIRFAALAGHDGDKERYGNVLARSFPQSKQYQHFLANEY, encoded by the coding sequence ATGGCGAAGCCTCTATTGCAGGGACTGTCTTTATTACATGGAAGGGCGTTATCACCGCTGAGTAACTTGTTTGCGATATTGCTGCTGGTGGGGTGTGTGAATTCGCCTCATGAGGTGACAAATCCAGCGGTCGCCCAAACCCGCTTACAGTTGGGGTTGGCGTATCTGGCGCGCAATAATTTGGACTCGGCGCGGCAGAATCTTGAGAAGGCGGTCGCGGTTGCTCCGCAGGATTATCGAACGCAATTGGGGATGGCGCTTTACGAACAGCGGATAGGTGAAAACCGTCTGGCCGAACAGCGTTATCAGCAGGTGCTGAACATGGTACCGGAAAATGGCAGCGTCATGAATAATTACGGTGCGTTTCTGTGTAGTTTAGGGCAGTATGTAGCGGCGCAGCGACAGTTTAGTGCGGCTGCACAACTTCCTGATTACAGTCAGGTTGCTGATGCATTGGAAAATGCGGGATACTGCTTTTTCAATGCTGGACGGGTTGATGACGCACGCAATTTATTAAGTCGGGCGCTGAAATATGACCCGAAGAAAGGCGTCGCATTGCTGGCGGAAGCAAACCAACAGTTTTCTGCCGGAAAAAGTGAGCAAGCGCGACTGCTGATTGAGATTTATCAGCATAGTCTTCCGGCCAGTGCCGAAAGTTTATGGTTACAGATTCGTTTCGCCGCGTTAGCGGGCCATGATGGCGATAAAGAACGTTATGGCAACGTGCTGGCGCGAAGTTTTCCACAATCTAAACAGTACCAGCATTTCTTAGCTAATGAATACTGA